The Labeo rohita strain BAU-BD-2019 chromosome 10, IGBB_LRoh.1.0, whole genome shotgun sequence genomic interval caaatcagctgAAAATCTAGTttagatcacaggaataaattacactaaaatattttcaaatgtaaagcAGGTATTTTAAACAGTcagaatatttcacaatattactacttttgctgtattttggattaaatgaatgcaggcttgttgagcagaagagactttaaaaaaaaaaaacattaaaaatcttactgtccaaaaacttttgactggtagtgtagaaggtttttttttttttttttttttttttttttttttttttttttttttttactgaataattGTTTTGTTCTCATCAGGCGACATGACAGCAGTGGAAGTTCTCAGTCAGCATTTGAGCCACTTCTTGCAAATGGAGCTCCATCTCAGCTTGTGCCAAAGTAGGCAACCGTACACCTCCTACTGCAATATCTGCTTCTACATCTGTTAAACTTGGCGTTTCATCACATTATCTCTGATTCTCTGTCCTCTTCTCCTTAGACCTGGCAATCTAAAGAGAGGGATGAACTCCTCTTTCAACGAAGAGTCCATTATGAAGCGGTCTCGCACCTCCTCCATCAGCTCTGTAAGTGGTGCTCCTATTCCCAGTGGGGTACCTGGGTCTGTCCGAAATCCCATTCGCAGTTCCTACAGCTCTTCACAGGGTTATCAACAGGTATTTCATTTTACCCTTTTCACATATGGTTTATAGATTTGCAAAtctataaaaaaatctataaaaactGAGGAAATGCAAtgagaaattattaaaattagtaGTTAGTCAGCATATTGATTATTGCTTacccctatttttttttttttttttttttttgtgctgttgtattttgtattcattaactttcattaaattttgtattttcagagAAGAGCAGCATCCAGTCTCAGTCTTTCTCCTTTCACAAGCCCAGGAGGATCTCGGTGTCAGACTCCAGAGCGAGCTGCCAAGAAAGCAAGGTGACCATCTGAAGATGTTTACTACCATTATTTGGTGTCAGAAAGAATTCTTGTTCACCGAGGCTGTTTTTTTAGTCTTTCCTGTCACTGTTAAAAAGCAGGTTgagttaaaatagttttatgttGTGCATATAGGGAGGAAGACGCTACCTCACCAAGTTCTACATCCTTTGTGAAGCTGGATAAGGTGGCAACTGATCCTGTACCTGCTACAAGTAAGAAAACATGTATTAGCTTGTTTGTTAAATTGTTCAACTAATTTAGTGCAACTTTATGTAGTATAATATGCTACATATTATGTACATGTGATTAGTGGTATATGTTTTGTGCCAGGAATGCtacagaaatttaattttaagtgtTTGTCTGTACCAGCTAAACTTACTCCAAAATCTGAGGCACCTGTTGCAACATCGACGTCTGACTCTGGAGGCGGCAGTGGCAAACGTAAGCGTAAAATCCAGCTGGTCACTACAAACAGAGGAGATCAGATTTCTTTGGTAAGTAACAGAGCTGCTATTGATAGACATTTCACAACACATTTGCATAGTGGACGTTCATCACTGTAACTTTGTGTCTGCAGCCACCACCTCCTGAACTTGGCTATACGATCACAGTGAAAGATCTAGATATGGAGAAGAAAGCAGCTCTCACCCAGATACAGAAGGTTCTGGAGGAGCCTGGTATGTTCTCCTCACTCTCACCTGGATTGGCTATATAATGAAATGCTTGCAGCTAATTCTATAATAcgcctttattttattttttttttcagagccaGAGATCCCTCCTCCAGCTCCTGAACCCGCCCCAGCTCCAGCTCCAGCTCCAGCTCCTTCTCTATCCCTGTTCTCTCAGCCACCTCCAGCCTCTACATCTGGGACTGTACCTGCCGTGAGCGCTGCGCCCTCTCTGATTTCTCTCTCCAAACCAGTGCCTGAGACCACACCAGCCACTACTACAACTCCTGCTCCAACTATCGACCTCACCATCACTGCGCCCAGTGCAGCTAGTACTGCACCCCTGACTTTCACCTCAGCCCCCTCCATCACTACCACCCCAGCTGCCCCAGCTCCATCTGCTCCATCTGCTCCATCTGCTCCATCTTCAAGCATCTCAAACCCTCTGCTGGAGTCTCTGAAAAACATGAAGAATAATCCACTCAATGCTCCCACTCTAATGGGTGCTACCACTGCaggtttgtaaaaaaaaagatttggggagatttttttttttttttttttggtcaggaTTGTTTGTTGAGTGGAAAGTTTTTAATGCCTCTTTGCTTAAAGGGAATCCCACGTGTATTAGGACTTGTATagcttaatgtaatgtaaatgttttttattgaaatatgtagtagaaaacccatgaaagatttatgttattttttccacatcgttttatgcatattttgtgGGTGGGTGCCATCATTTCAATGACATCAGATGGCTGCACTCGTTGAGCTACTTGCTCTCcgtgttgctatttttaccgcagcACAACTCAGAATATACAACTTGGAAAATGCTGATACCATATTGTGCAGCTTTTAGTTGTAATTTTTAGTTGAAGcacaacaagagaagcgatgtaagtcttcactgctttcctagcgataagaagaagagaaaagaatgggaagatgcttgTGGACGAATAAAATTTCTTAAAGACCCACGTCTCCAcattagccctgatgcctttgaggattttagtagagcacagctactgaaagaactTACAAACGGCaaagacaagaaatgctagatgccatcctggcaggatgtaaacatgcagatgcttgtcatgacgctgcagccactgaaggagtatCTCAGCGACGTTTTCACTCAATATCTGGGGACGTTTAGACTtcttgtggggaaaaattgaTGGCACAGCATTTGGTGTAAGCCTACGCTTGTTACCTGTatgctctttcagtagctgtggtcatcgtatcagtatttcaTTTTCTGAGTTGTTGCATTAAAAACAGCGACAGGTAGTGCCAGAGAGCTCACAGAGTGTAAACATTTCACATAATCTAAGTAATGGCGCCCCTCATAATCCAGGGTTCCCTTTGtgttttcttaaatataaattaataaatgcattaaattgtacatttgATCATGCACTTTAACATGACCTTGTATGTCTGTCGCTCTATACAGCTCCAGCAGTGTCTGTGCCCAGTCTTTCTACACCTGCAGCTGCCGCCACAAACCTGAACAGCGGAGTTGTCAAATCTGAGTCAGGCCCTACCGCTCTGCAGCCCTCATTCTCTATCCCATCCTCCATATCAACACCTGCTTCCAAGCCAGCCACCTCTATGCCCTCTGCGTTTGCTCAGATCCTGGCCCAACCTCTTCAATCCTCATCAGGCACATCATCCCTGGGTGGAAGCAGCAGCATGTTCAGTTTGATTAAACCTGTGGCCACTCCTGCATCTGAGCCTCCTAAATCTACAGTCGCTGCACCTACAGCCACAGTCACATCAGTCAATAGCATTAGCAACCCCCTGACATCTGGGTTTAAGCCCATTTTCGGTGCAGCCAGCACCACGCCTGCCTCCACAGCAGAGGTCAAACCCACCCAGGCCAATTTCAAGCCTTTATTTGGCACAGGAAGTGGCATTAGTGCCTTCGGGCAAACCACCACACCGACGACATCAACTCCTGCTGCACCAGTTTCACAAAACAGTGGGATGTTATTTGGTGGATTAACCAGTACCCAGCCAGCGAAGGTGTCGGCATCATCTGCCGCCCCAACCACGCAAACTCCTTCTCAGTCTCTGTTCGGAAACTGGAGTGCAACCACCTCATCCGCTCCTGCCACAAACACCACGTTCCAGTTTGGAGGCAAATCGACCACGACGGCTGCCCCTACGCTGAACACCAACACTGCTAATGCTAGCGGCACCACTTCTGCTTTTCAGTTCGGGGCAGCAAAACCTGCACCTGCACCTGCCCCTGCCCCTGCCCCTGTCCCAAAGGCCCAAAACACGTTCACTTTTGGCCAGCTGTCGGCAAACCAGAACTCGACGCCCACTCCGTTTGGTGGGTTCGGCATGACCAACAGTACCACGACATCCTCTGAGACTCCCACAACGCAAACCACTTTCGGGAGCTCAACTTTCACTGCATCAACTTTCCCAGCATCCCAGCAGACCCCTGCTGCTCCAAAGCCTTTCACATTTGGGGCCGGCGGTGGAAGTAGTGGCGCGCCACCATTCGTGTTtggagctgctgctgctgctgctgccacCGCTGCCACCACAGCAGCACCTGCGTTTGGGACTAACAGTCAGCCCACGTTTGGTGGAGCTGGCTTCTCTTTCGGAAACACCACCACCCCTTCTGCAGCTCCTGTCTTTGGGGCCTCCACACAGACTGTGGCTCCTCTCCCTGCCCCGGCTCCTACATTCACCTTTGGAGGGGCATCATCAGCCACTCAGAACCCTGCTCCGAGTACTCCGGCACCTCCTGCATCTGGAGGGTTTAACTTTGGGGCGTCACTCTCAGCAATGCCGTTTGGAACCCCTACGCCTGCAGCTCAAACACCAGGGTTTTCCTTTGGAGCCAACAACGCTGATAACAAGCCTGCTTTTGGTAAGTCTTTTTTATTGAGAAAGGTCAGGAGGTCGTATTTGACATTGAAAGTTTGTAGTGGCCAgtgatgtatgtatgtgtgtctcACACATCAGCATTgaccatcaaaaaaaaaaaatagccaatATTGGTttgtccaccttatttttcaatgcagaagtaagttGTTTTCTGATAATGTGTtagacttccggttcataatCCGCCATAGAGAAGAATGttgaagtgcagtaaacggcaAAACAGATTACAGGACTACAAACCATTgttttcataattaagataatatattaaaataatatggtaagacacacccatttgcaatatcaagcagcaaaacaagctgttttgtacagataaaaatagcTGGGCGCGAATGAGACCAGActaattaaatttacaaatggctgcacccggTCTCAcggcaaaaataaggtggatatatcACAGTCGGAtattaacttttccattaaggggcaGTATTTGCCCCCTGGAATCGATTTGCACAggtgttttttacatttgtgagagCAATTTTTATTGTCAGCTTATTATAAAAAccatatgttgtctttaatgtaaaatacttaGATTTGTGtaattactttaatcaatattttaaaccgTTATCAATAACAAAAgattgtttaaaattgtatcaaaattaatgtatgtaaaaaaacaggagctcatagggctgcaatattatgacaaaattattgtagattatttctctttatactataataatgatttttaatatcaaCATAGAAAACTTtatacaatgtttttgtttcgttttgggcacatcacattctggcttcataGACAAAACATGTTGGTCCATGACATTACCCAAGTctagcacaagttatgcaaaaactcctGTTGTAACCACTACGCTGCATTTCCGTTACCCTTGAAATTCTGAATTGAAAATTTACCTAATGGAAATGCGTCAATTTTGCAAAACAACcccatatatcgcaaaaaaccttttcaggcaatttgaaaagtgaatattttgcaaaactaTGATAGGAACTTAATTGTGTAGGGGCATTTTTTTGCctctttgtcttgaatttatgagGCATCAGAATATACAGACTTAAGTTTTATGCAGCAACATCCATACACGACACAGTAAAAACTGATGAAAGTATATTAGTAAAGaacataatcttttttttttttttttttttttttttttttttttttttttttttttgtaataaagtaACGTAGTTATTTATATCTGgctattttgtgttttaatacaTCATGACAAGACCAGACAAAACCAGTAACAGCTGCAGTTCCTGTGCCAGTTCTCTTTGATCCTGATTATTGGGTAGCGTTTACGCCTTTTCCTCCCACAGATGCTCCACCTAGGAGTTACCTGTATTACCAGATTTTGTCAAGCATGCAAAAACATGTACACTAAATTGTGTTCAAAAATAGCAGCAACTTCCCTTTTGTGCTCCTGATTTGTGTCTGACCACAGGTTATGTTCTAGAATCGAAGTACGTTGCATGAACTGCTTTTTACTGCAGTTCTTGCTCTATTCTTATCACCCTGATAGGCACAATGTTAAATTGGGTAAAATGGGTAAAAATGGCTGTTATTTTCATCAGTTACGGCTCATTAGGCTCTAGCATTCAGCCCGCTTCAGATGACATAGTGCTGTGAGATCAcctttatttgaatgaattctagcatttatttaaattaattatagagagagagagatgacacgtgtgtgtgtgtgtgtgtgtgtgtgtgtgtgtacttgtttttgctacattgtggggaccaaatgtccccacaaggatagtaaaacctgaattttttgaccccacaatgttaaaaaattattaaaaatggtaaatgatgattatctgaaagtgtaacaatgcaaacatgttttctgtaaggggtaggtttagggttagggttggattaggggatagacaatattgtttggtcagtataaaatctatagaagtccatggaaagtccccacaatacacaaaaacaaaagtgtgtgtgttaccTATGACCTGTGTTTGCGTGTCTCTCTCTACAAACAGTTAATTACATCAAAATGTGATGCCACCCCTGATCTAGTATCtaggctattttattaataaaaatcacataCAATCGTTGGCAACAgctttgtgtgtgttcagggCAATCTGTGATTTCCGACCCCTTTCTCTCTATAAgaataattataatgcattataaaacggatagttccggtcctcgattctgattggttgatccacattcaaagctgttgtaaattactctacaaacatgtttacttttgtgtgttgcttggcaaccactttgttgcaaccacaactgttaagccgtggtttacagtgaatttataacagctttgCGTCGTGCCTAACAACGGCCCATagttgttataaattcactgtaaaccacggcttcttggggcttattgctttattctagaattacattacatttacaaagttACGAAATGTAaccaaaattacaattttgggCCAAAACAGAAAATTCTGGATGCCAAAAACtgtaactaaaactgaaaatgctttttttttttttttttttaaattaaataatgtaaaataatcttcttcattttaataatactgaatttaaaaaatacaagccttaaaaaaaataaaccttttattgaaagtaaaacAAAGTTGAACAGAtaagatgtattactttattcagttctatgtaatataattagatatttattttatatatttttaatttttattatccAAGTAATGTATCCTAATGTCAAATGTGTCATACAGAGCTGTCGGTGCATGTGAGCAGAGTATAGTGTCACAAGAAGGTAGCGTCATTTTATCGAGTTGCCCAGTATAGTTGTACTACACCATGTTTCAGCATAGTTCTGCTATtgcaaacaggaacaagtatGCTTCATAGAAATTTTCTGCAGGCACATTATTTGAGCAGACTTTGCTTGTCCGGTAAGCATGAGCGGCACACAAAGGGAACACACAGCGCAGTGACGACAGCTAGTGGAAGAGTGAAACCTGCGCACTCTATATTTTCTCTTTCTGACAAAAACTGGAGAATGCTGGTGCATCCCTACACTTTACTTAACAATTCAACATATAGTTTTGCCCAAAGTATTCTAGCACAGTGTGCACGTGGTTAGTGTTTTCTGTTTAGACTTGGTTAGCAGTAAGTGGATGAGTTATTTAATGATTTGGACTAGCAGCCATCTTACACTCTTTTTGTCTGCTTGTGTTGTTTTAGGAACATCAACTCCTACATTTGGCCAGGCATCTGCAGGAATGCCAATGCCATTTGGCAGTCCTGGAACCCCAGGATTTGGAGCAATGGGCGCCTCACCGTTTGGTAAAATACTCAGTCACtactagtttttaaaaatggctatatAATGGTTCTAtccacctttattttttttatttatttatttttttaaatgtttgtcttttaaTCCTTTTAGGTGCTCCACCAGCCACCTTCTCTATCGGAACGGGCTCTAAGCCCTCCGGGCCTCGTCGACCACCACACACACGCAGACAGCACCCAAGAAAGAAGTAACGTGGCTGATGCGAGTCCTGTCCCTTTCATTATTGTCGTCTGGACTCTGCAACTACTCCTCCGGCTGTCCCACTTGCCCCAGACACTGCTGCTGCTACTGCTGCTGGTCCAAACACAACAAGGCTCTCAGTCAGACCTCATCTCTACAACCCTCCAGGCTGCCAGGGCTGGTCAGGCGTGTAGAATCAAGGCTCATGGCGTGTAGATTTTAGAGTCCTGGGCGGCAGTTGCCTGCACCCACTGAGACTCATCACAGCCTCGCTAATGGAGTCTGTAAATGTCTGATGAGGCATCCGGTGTTGGGGAAGGATGGCGAACAGGAGCGAATTATACTTGAAAGAACAAGAGACTTTCAAATCTGGACTCACACATGAATTGAAAGAATCGGATCTTATTTTTGACTCTTTGAGTATCAGATGCTCTTTAATTTTAGATCCAGTGaatacaccttttttttttttttttttttttttttcttgcgatTAGTGTAGATTTCTCATGCTTCTTCATCATGCTTAGCAGGATCTTAATTTTGTTAAGCCTTCGATACGTAAAtattttacctgtttcatttaaaaaaatgttttttttgcctGAGTGAGCTGCATAATAAACAATCGAATTTTACATTGCTTTTTCTGCATGTTCCTTTTTAGACAAACACCGTGTCGGTTTTCCTGCATCTGTTTATCATACGTCGGACGTCTGTCTAAAACCAAAGCTCATGTTTTTAGTGCGACACGTTCGCCTCTCCATCACCATGTCTGATTTACTACCTCTCCATTTGAAATGTGCATCTGTGTCCCAGCTGAGATGTTTCACTGCAGTCTGCCTCAATCTACTGTTAATTATACTCGAAGTCAGCACTTAGCGCAGACATACAGGCAAAGCCACAATTCTATAGCTGTTGCATCTGCCATCAGTGTGTATTTGACTGTCAGGCACTGGATGTAGctcttttatttcatgttttaccCGTTCATTGCTCTGTGTGCCTTAGTGTGTTTTGCTTCTGGTTACGTATTATGGATGATGTCAGATTTGTACTCCGAGCAACGGATGCCTGTGTCGATGCGTAAGAGCGTTTAGATGATTTCAGAAGATATAATCTCAACTTATTTTTGATTACCGACTAGAGTCCATTTTCAAACTCTGCAGAAATGCATACTTGCGTACGGAATAAACATTCGATTGAAAGATGTGCAAAAATAACTCTAAAGTGCCCCAAAAATGTGTGGAAATTCAGGAGCGTGTGTAGAAAGTGTGGCATTTGCATTGCTGAATGTTGGTTTGAAAATAATTTTGCGCTTTTAGATTTCATTTAACCTAGAGAggcataaatgctatttatttttctcgtttcctttttttttctttctcttttaaatgtgcatgtaaaccataactgatttttttgtatGAACCATTCCTGGCTTTGTATGAATTCTATGGTTTGTGCATGCTTGTGATGTGTTTTACAATACCAAGTATAGCAAATACTCAACCTGCGATTGAGACGGCATGTCTTAAGAATGTTCCTGTTGGGAAATGCAGTCAAGACATTGTGTAGACCACCGATACCCGAAGATTTTAAGTCTTAACGTTCTCAGGTCTGTTAAGTGAAAGAGCTGTGTATTATGATTTGTTTTCAGTCAGTATACAACATTGTATATCCACAAAACACTGGATTTAATTAGTAATTCAATGCACAAATATGGAAGCACAAAAATGGCTTTTACTTTAGaggtttattgtatttttcttttttaccccCTCATATTCTTTGACCTGAAAAATCCACTAAATTGGGGAAATAGTTGTTTTTACAATGATGTAGCCATCTCGCATAGGTCTTAACGGCGTAATTTGTAACTAATCACATTTCCGAAGTATCCTCATGCCCAAACTTGATGCAAGGAGGCATGAGCCCAGGCTTTCTGTTTATTAGAAAGCCGTACCAAATACAAGCGAGACGCGTTGACTgttgagaaaatgagatgtgtGTTGAGATGAGAGCTGGATTTCTCAAGCTGTGAATGTTTGAGAGCAGTTATACCTAGTTGTATGTTTTTTCAGACATTGGTGTTAGTGAATGCTCAGTTTGTGTGTAAACAACCAGTCCCACTAACCCTCGAAGTGTGAATGGAGTTCTGAATGAAGCGGCACACGGATTGTGTTGTGTCTGCTTGAATGCTCTGATAATGACATGCTGGTttccaataaaaatgtaaagttgacTTGCTGTGGATCTTAATTGTGCTCATCAGTGGTGTGCAATGCATGATGGAGaattcacacatttttaaataatgaatctGAGGTCTGACTTGAAACAATGTAATTTATCACATTTCAATAAAAGCAGGAGTCAGTGTGTCGGTTTAGCTGAGAAGAGATTAAGAAGAAGAGATTTTAAGTCCTCTGTAACTTTAGGATTCTTGCTTTTTGAGCTTCTTTCTGTTTCTTCTCCGTTTCTTCTTTGAGCTTGGATTTGTCGGTTGCTCATTTGCAGTCTCCGTGTTCTCTTGTTCCTCATCAGATGCACCAGATTGATGTATCTCCTGCTTTTCCTCACCAACAGACGGCAATGTTGTGCTGTGACAATAACAAACAACCTTATAACCAAAATAAGCCTGAAACATGTTCAGATCCTATTTTACCTATAAtccaaaaattaataaaagaaataaaaaaacgggaattaaaataactagtatttaggacaatattttaattgtaacatGAAATATGAGCTACACATTTCACATTAGGGCTGGGTTTGGACACAAATTTCACGACGATTCGATTCGGATTTCAATTCAATATCGACtacatataatgtacagtacatgACATTTTCTCAAGGAACTTGaactttaaattacataattatgagTCCAATtcgtttaaaataaaaacatttaaatggcgGATGTCATAACTTGACGGATTTATTTAACCTTAAATTTTGAagaaagtaaaatattataatgattgttacatggtgcatatatttagcaaaatgctcctctctagagttcaCTTTTGTTGCTGACTAAGGAGTTGTCACAAACTATGtcactttttttctgaggtaaatgtgacggtAATTGACATTGTTTACCAAGCTGTGATATTGACGTCTTTCAGAAGTTGAAACACTGACTTATCGATTTGTGTTCGCACACGTCGCTTCTCTTGAACGGAGACCTGTCACTCCATATCAAACAGTCCCAAAACGATATTTATTCTTTgattactgtaataaaatggacagaattttaaatcggacttatttttatatcaaaagtaaaaagaacaaaaattattgtgatttattggataGGATGTCCGCTACAATGTTCTTTTTCATTACCCAAACGGGACGATATCGTTTCGTAAAACTGAGAATAGATCAAAATCGAGAgatcaatattttttacccagccttTTTTCAGGTCCTCAAAAAGGcaaatatatttccttttttttaaagctttagtAGCATatcacagattaaaaaaaaaacaacaacagtatcTTCAagataaagtcaaaagtttacatgcaccttgcagaatctgcaaaatgttaattatattaccaaaataagagggatcatacaaaatgcatgttacttttttatttagtactgactgaataagatatttcacataaaagacatttacatagcccacaagagaaaataataattgaatttatgaaaatgacccaATTCAAATATACCGTACTgttgatccacagctgtgtttttttgtttagtgatagttgttcatgagtcccttgtttgtcctgaccagttaaactgcccgctgttcttcagaaaaatgcttcaggtcccacaaattctttggtttttcagcatttttgtgtatttgaggaaaactgaaggactcatatgcaactattacagaaggttcaaacactcactgatgctccagaaggaagaacaatgcattaagaaccgggggCTGAAAACCTTTTggatttgaagatcagggtaaatttaacttattttgtcttctgggaaacatgtgcgtatcttctgtagcttctgaaggtcaatactaaataaaaaatatataacatttcagCAAAATGCGAAAAATacacacccctggctcttaatgcatcaattttacttctggagcatcagtgagcgtttgaactttctgtagtagttgcatatgagtcgacctcagtgtgaaaagatggatctcaaaaccatacagtcattgtcagaaagggttcaaatacacaaaaatgctgaaaaaccaaagaatctgtctGACCTGAAGGACTGTATATAACTAGTCACCTCACACATACTAGTAGTCATCAGACTTACATGACTGGGAGGT includes:
- the pom121 gene encoding nuclear envelope pore membrane protein POM 121 encodes the protein MSPEDKRRLVVFSAAVLSLFVLLLVLSYIPAYLYILFICVVSCVVYFHKAEELQLFERLGLNPRRGLSVPSALLRWLPGRTLSGAPAAGRNRIRKSDARNSFASPSDRHFAASYYRRDHTLSDSVFSPRDILMGSYLAKAEESPSAAVRPAGGSGAFMHPRDQLRERLARPNHAVHTPNRRLSFGDTVGTASRFTITPQRHYPLQQTGTSPIGVMPPAKWDGIRKKNVLTQRNSPTVHSPVTVKIARPDPTRSSFFNHLNSPGAIKSPGIGAQADPCSREAVLSVLRESRKRDVDEEDRSASSGQKSKRRRHDSSGSSQSAFEPLLANGAPSQLVPKPGNLKRGMNSSFNEESIMKRSRTSSISSVSGAPIPSGVPGSVRNPIRSSYSSSQGYQQRRAASSLSLSPFTSPGGSRCQTPERAAKKAREEDATSPSSTSFVKLDKVATDPVPATTKLTPKSEAPVATSTSDSGGGSGKRKRKIQLVTTNRGDQISLPPPPELGYTITVKDLDMEKKAALTQIQKVLEEPEPEIPPPAPEPAPAPAPAPAPSLSLFSQPPPASTSGTVPAVSAAPSLISLSKPVPETTPATTTTPAPTIDLTITAPSAASTAPLTFTSAPSITTTPAAPAPSAPSAPSAPSSSISNPLLESLKNMKNNPLNAPTLMGATTAAPAVSVPSLSTPAAAATNLNSGVVKSESGPTALQPSFSIPSSISTPASKPATSMPSAFAQILAQPLQSSSGTSSLGGSSSMFSLIKPVATPASEPPKSTVAAPTATVTSVNSISNPLTSGFKPIFGAASTTPASTAEVKPTQANFKPLFGTGSGISAFGQTTTPTTSTPAAPVSQNSGMLFGGLTSTQPAKVSASSAAPTTQTPSQSLFGNWSATTSSAPATNTTFQFGGKSTTTAAPTLNTNTANASGTTSAFQFGAAKPAPAPAPAPAPVPKAQNTFTFGQLSANQNSTPTPFGGFGMTNSTTTSSETPTTQTTFGSSTFTASTFPASQQTPAAPKPFTFGAGGGSSGAPPFVFGAAAAAAATAATTAAPAFGTNSQPTFGGAGFSFGNTTTPSAAPVFGASTQTVAPLPAPAPTFTFGGASSATQNPAPSTPAPPASGGFNFGASLSAMPFGTPTPAAQTPGFSFGANNADNKPAFGTSTPTFGQASAGMPMPFGSPGTPGFGAMGASPFGAPPATFSIGTGSKPSGPRRPPHTRRQHPRKK